In Vigna radiata var. radiata cultivar VC1973A unplaced genomic scaffold, Vradiata_ver6 scaffold_352, whole genome shotgun sequence, a genomic segment contains:
- the LOC106779170 gene encoding purine permease 21 isoform X2, producing MGETQEVQHSHETSFTIHMGESQEVQLSKIANGAQETNSLEGNNFRGPMNETMKSKKKLYYRWFRIAIHSALVLVTSSAAVLLGRLYYEKGGKSKWMGTLVQLGGFPILLPYYLITAPKNLTTNNSSHPNQPSASMLAFVYVSIGLLLALDCYLYSVGLWYLPVSTYSLICSSQLAFNALFSYFLNSLKFTPYIVNSLILLTISSTLLVFQNESSSDDSDSTQISKKKYVIGFICTVGASAGYGLWLSLTQLVFKKVMKGETFQVVMDMIIYTSLVATCVTVVGLFASGEWNGLTNEMNEYELGKASYVLNLTFTATLWQLFTISCFGLIREVSSLFSNAISALGVPIVPILAVIFFHDKMHGIKAISMVLAIWGIISYVYQQYIDDTTSENTVNSHVAKPSVPEEEVHR from the exons ATGGGAGAAACTCAAGAAGTGCAACACTCCCATGAAACTAGTTTCACCATCCACATGGGAGAATCTCAAGAAGTGCAACTTAGCAAAATTG CTAATGGAGCGCAAGAAACAAATTCCTTGGAGGGCAATAATTTTCGTGGTCCAATGAATGAAACGATGAAgagtaagaaaaaattatattaccgTTGGTTCAGAATAGCCATACATTCTGCACTTGTGTTGGTGACTTCATCAGCTGCAGTACTCCTTGGAAGATTGTACTATGAAAAGGGTGGAAAAAGTAAGTGGATGGGAACACTTGTTCAACTTGGTGGTTTCCCTATTTTGCTTCCTTATTACTTGATCACAGCACCCAAAAATTTGACCACAAACAACAGCAGTCATCCAAATCAGCCATCTGCTTCAATGCTAGCTTTTGTGTATGTCTCAATTGGCCTACTTCTGGCATTAGATTGTTATTTATATTCAGTTGGGCTATGGTACCTTCCTGTCTCAACCTATTCACTCATTTGCTCATCCCAGTTGGCTTTTAATGCTTTATTCTCATACTTCCTCAATTCACTCAAGTTCACACCTTACATAGTAAACTCTTTAATCCTTCTCACCATTTCCTCTACCCTTCTTGTATTTCAAAACGAGTCATCATCAGATGATTCAGACTCCACACAAATATCCAAGAAAAAGTATGTGATTGGATTCATATGCACAGTTGGTGCATCAGCAGGGTATGGACTATGGCTTTCCCTCACACAGCTTGTGTTCAAGAAGGTCATGAAAGGGGAAACATTCCAAGTGGTCATGGACATGATAATATACACGTCTCTTGTTGCTACCTGTGTTACTGTAGTGGGACTTTTTGCTAGTGGTGAATGGAATGGTTTGACGAATGAAATGAATGAGTATGAGTTGGGGAAGGCTTCATATGTGTTGAACCTCACTTTCACAGCCACACTTTGGCAACTCTTTACAATTAGTTGTTTTGGACTCATCAGAGAGGTTTCTTCCCTCTTCTCAAATGCCATAAGCGCTTTGGGAGTGCCTATTGTTCCAATATTGGCAGTGATATTCTTTCATGACAAAATGCACGGTATCAAGGCTATCTCTATGGTGCTTGCTATTTGGGGCATTATATCATATGTGTATCAACAGTACATTGATGACACCACGTCTGAAAACACAGTCAATAGTCACGTTGCAAAACCTTCTGTACCTGAAGAAGAGGTTCATAGATAA
- the LOC106779170 gene encoding purine permease 21 isoform X1 yields MGETQEVQHSHETSFTIHMGESQEVQLSKIEANGAQETNSLEGNNFRGPMNETMKSKKKLYYRWFRIAIHSALVLVTSSAAVLLGRLYYEKGGKSKWMGTLVQLGGFPILLPYYLITAPKNLTTNNSSHPNQPSASMLAFVYVSIGLLLALDCYLYSVGLWYLPVSTYSLICSSQLAFNALFSYFLNSLKFTPYIVNSLILLTISSTLLVFQNESSSDDSDSTQISKKKYVIGFICTVGASAGYGLWLSLTQLVFKKVMKGETFQVVMDMIIYTSLVATCVTVVGLFASGEWNGLTNEMNEYELGKASYVLNLTFTATLWQLFTISCFGLIREVSSLFSNAISALGVPIVPILAVIFFHDKMHGIKAISMVLAIWGIISYVYQQYIDDTTSENTVNSHVAKPSVPEEEVHR; encoded by the exons ATGGGAGAAACTCAAGAAGTGCAACACTCCCATGAAACTAGTTTCACCATCCACATGGGAGAATCTCAAGAAGTGCAACTTAGCAAAATTG AAGCTAATGGAGCGCAAGAAACAAATTCCTTGGAGGGCAATAATTTTCGTGGTCCAATGAATGAAACGATGAAgagtaagaaaaaattatattaccgTTGGTTCAGAATAGCCATACATTCTGCACTTGTGTTGGTGACTTCATCAGCTGCAGTACTCCTTGGAAGATTGTACTATGAAAAGGGTGGAAAAAGTAAGTGGATGGGAACACTTGTTCAACTTGGTGGTTTCCCTATTTTGCTTCCTTATTACTTGATCACAGCACCCAAAAATTTGACCACAAACAACAGCAGTCATCCAAATCAGCCATCTGCTTCAATGCTAGCTTTTGTGTATGTCTCAATTGGCCTACTTCTGGCATTAGATTGTTATTTATATTCAGTTGGGCTATGGTACCTTCCTGTCTCAACCTATTCACTCATTTGCTCATCCCAGTTGGCTTTTAATGCTTTATTCTCATACTTCCTCAATTCACTCAAGTTCACACCTTACATAGTAAACTCTTTAATCCTTCTCACCATTTCCTCTACCCTTCTTGTATTTCAAAACGAGTCATCATCAGATGATTCAGACTCCACACAAATATCCAAGAAAAAGTATGTGATTGGATTCATATGCACAGTTGGTGCATCAGCAGGGTATGGACTATGGCTTTCCCTCACACAGCTTGTGTTCAAGAAGGTCATGAAAGGGGAAACATTCCAAGTGGTCATGGACATGATAATATACACGTCTCTTGTTGCTACCTGTGTTACTGTAGTGGGACTTTTTGCTAGTGGTGAATGGAATGGTTTGACGAATGAAATGAATGAGTATGAGTTGGGGAAGGCTTCATATGTGTTGAACCTCACTTTCACAGCCACACTTTGGCAACTCTTTACAATTAGTTGTTTTGGACTCATCAGAGAGGTTTCTTCCCTCTTCTCAAATGCCATAAGCGCTTTGGGAGTGCCTATTGTTCCAATATTGGCAGTGATATTCTTTCATGACAAAATGCACGGTATCAAGGCTATCTCTATGGTGCTTGCTATTTGGGGCATTATATCATATGTGTATCAACAGTACATTGATGACACCACGTCTGAAAACACAGTCAATAGTCACGTTGCAAAACCTTCTGTACCTGAAGAAGAGGTTCATAGATAA
- the LOC106779172 gene encoding purine permease 21-like, translated as MAKLRRNTRSATLPETFFTIHMADPQEVHLSKIANGVKESHFLGDNSFHGPMNESAMSRKKMYYSWFRIVIHSALVLVCGSAATLLGRLYYEKGGKSKWMGTLVQLGGFPILLPYYFITAPKNLTTNNSIHPNQPSATMLAFVYVSIGLLLALGFYLYSVGLWYLPVSTYSLICSSQLAFNALFSYFLNSLKFTPYMVSSLVLLTISSTLLVVQNESSSDDSDSTQISKKKYVIGFIATICASAGYGLWLSLTQLVFKKVIKRETLKVIMDMIIYTFLVGTCAIIVGLFASGEWHGLKNETKEYETGKASYVLNLTFTAIFWQLFTIGCLGLTSEVSSLFCNAITVLRVPLVPMLAVIFFHDKMHGIKVISMMLAIWGIISYLYQQYIDDTESKNRSTTHDPKASASLEWVHK; from the exons ATGGCAAAGTTGAGGAG AAACACAAGAAGTGCAACACTCCCAGAAACCTTTTTCACCATCCACATGGCAGACCCTCAAGAAGTGCATCTCAGCAAAATTG cTAACGGAGTCAAAGAATCACATTTCTTGGGGGACAATAGTTTTCATGGTCCAATGAATGAGTCAGCAATGAGtaggaaaaaaatgtattacaGTTGGTTCAGAATAGTCATCCATTCTGCACTTGTGTTGGTGTGTGGATCAGCTGCGACACTCCTTGGAAGATTGTACTATGAAAAAGGTGGAAAGAGTAAATGGATGGGAACACTTGTTCAACTTGGTGGTTTCCCTATTTTGCTTCCTTATTACTTCATCACAGCACCCAAAAATTTGACCACAAACAACAGCATTCATCCAAATCAGCCATCTGCTACAATGCTAGCATTTGTCTATGTCTCAATTGGCCTGCTTCTGGCATtaggtttttatttatattcagtCGGGCTATGGTACCTTCCTGTCTCAACCTATTCACTCATTTGCTCATCCCAGTTGGCTTTTAATGCTTTATTCTCATACTTCCTCAATTCACTCAAGTTCACACCTTACATGGTAAGCTCTTTAGTCCTTCTCACCATTTCCTCTACCCTTCTTGTAGTTCAAAACGAGTCATCATCAGATGATTCAGACTCCACACAAATATCCAAGAAAAAGTATGTGATTGGATTCATAGCCACAATTTGTGCATCAGCAGGGTATGGACTGTGGCTTTCCCTCACTCAGCTGGTGTTCAAGAAGGTTATAAAAAGGGAAACATTGAAAGTGATCATGGATATGATAATATACACGTTCCTTGTAGGAACTTGTGCTATTATAGTGGGACTTTTTGCAAGTGGAGAATGGCATGGTTTGAAGAATGAAACGAAGGAATATGAGACGGGGAAGGCTTCGTATGTGCTGAACCTCACTTTCACAGCCATATTTTGGCAACTCTTTACAATTGGTTGTTTGGGGCTTACCAGTGAGGTTTCTTCCCTCTTCTGTAATGCCATAACAGTTTTGAGAGTGCCTCTTGTTCCAATGTTGGCAGTGATATTCTTCCATGACAAAATGCATGGTATTAAGGTTATCTCCATGATGCTAGCTATTTGGGGCATTATCTCATATTTGTATCAACAGTACATTGATGATACCGAGTCCAAAAACAGAAGCACCACTCATGATCCTAAAGCTTCTGCATCACTGGAATGGGTTCATAAATGA